Below is a window of Plasmodium chabaudi chabaudi strain AS genome assembly, chromosome: 10 DNA.
gaatcttttatagaaattaaataatttcatataacatacttttttattaatatatatttttttagaaattataaaaaatgctttTATAAATCTTTATTGcgttataaataatatcgTTTTCTCGAATCATGACTTATAGTTTTGTGTCTGcaatttataattgtatattaaaataaataaagatttatttcattaatattataaatatgcttaTTAATTTGCCCATGTTAAGATATACAAATTACTCAAAATGAATCTggttataattttataattttatatataaaatgtttattacTGTTTTATCGGCGACACTATaatttgaattaaaaaaatgaggCGAACAAATAAGAAtttgtattaaataaaaatattcataaaatgagcatattataatatatataattcaataTAATCATGAACCTATCAGCTTAATTAatcaatataaaatatatattaaaaatccgtaataaacatatttttttattatttcaatGCAAGATGCGaaacaatttatttaaatagcTGTTTCATTTATCACAGTTGCATGTAGAAAAAggcataaaaattttatatagctgtatttttttctataaatataataataaaattttttttttttatatttttatttaatttttaagtaattaattaatttatataaagtaataaaaatataatattttttttaattataaaaaaaaatttatgaaacTATAATTAGGATTTAGTAGATTTAATCTTATTCAAATgttaaaacataataattaaatattttttttatgtaataattatatttgttttttactTTGTTTAGTGTtttgtaatataaatttttaaactttTACCGTTTTTTAATTCCATCAAAAATTTGGCTTAAATCTATATATGCTATattgtaatattattagcttcaagttattaaaatatatatatattgttttgtATTTTGTTACTAGTATTTAATAGaattttgtaatattatatttaagtgggcaataatacaaaataagctttacctatatataattgcaAAATAACGTTGTTGAAGATGAAGGCAATATCATTAGGCCTCATTTCCTCAATAATATTTAGTATAGTTTTAGCAAAAAACAGTTCGGGATCAGGATCCAGCACGGGTTGCGTAATATAcgaaaaaacgaaaaaaaatacaccatattgtatatgtctatattaattgttttaattaattttgtatataaatataataataaattaccataacaatatttgatatatttttaattttgttatttttttagtttggATGCTTTAGAAAAAAACCAAAGAAGAAAATCCTTGCAACGGAAGTAGCTAAACCAGTTAAAGCTCCCGAAACTGCGGATTTTGACCCCAAGCTTCCGAATCTCAAATTTATAGAAGAATTCGAACCAATAACAATAGAAGGTTGCAAAAGCCGCTTGCATGAATTAGATGAACCTTTTGTCTCAGAAACCGATGGTATGATTATTGATAAAGTAACAGGATTTTCAAGAAGAGAAAATGATTCCGTTTTATCAGGATGGTATATTAGACCATATGAAGAAggttatgaaaatatgattaaGGTTAATTTTATACCTCTTAGGGAATATTATAAACGAATGGAAAATAGACCACCTAAACAATATGACGGTCCTCCTCCAGTACCTGATATGCCTCAAGGATACGTACCCCCTAAAAAGGAAGAAATTCCAGTAGAACAATATGTAATTCAATTATCTGAAGAAGACCCATACTTATTACAGGAAGAAGACGCACTCTCATTAATGGAATACGACGCAGAAACACTAAATGAAGGAGACGCAGAAACACTAAATGAAGGAGACGCAGAAACACTAAATGAATATGACGCAGGCACACTAAATGAAGAAGACGCAGGTACAACAAATGAAGCTGGCGAAGGTACAACAAATGAAGAAGGCGAAGGTGCAGCCAATGAATATGACGCAGAGACACTAAATGAATATGACGCAGATACACTAAATGAATATGACGCAGGCACACTAAATGAATATGACGCAGGTACACTAAATGAAGAAGAGGGAAGCACAACAAATGAAGCTGGTGAAGGTACATCCAATGAAGCTGGCGAAGGTACAGCAAATGACGATGAAGAATTAGATGAAGAAGTTGCATCAATTTTCGACGATGACGAACATGCCGATGATTTATCACTCCTCgattatgatgaaaattCCAACGAAAATCaagaaaatgtaaaaaaaggaaatgaaaatgaaggCGAGCAAAAaggaaatgaaaatgaaggCGAgcaaaaaggaaaaaaaaaaaaaggcaAAAGAAAAGTCAAAAAAGAAGGTGAAGAACAAACCGACGATGACGacgaagaagaagaagaagaaggagaagaagaagaagaagaaggAGAAGGAGAAGAAGAAGGAGAAGAAAGTGAAAGTGGAAGTGATAATGGATCATTTCTCGGAGATGGAGAAGAtgatgaataataaaataaaacactggaataaataatgataaaagaTATATGAAGTAATATAGccctaaaaataattattgaaaaatcACAATGAGCAAAAAGCGAAGCTATTATgtacaatatatttgtttatcgAATAATAATCGCAATAAGAAAACTATTAAATGCTTGAAAATGGCTcaatttatatacttttttaattaattaaaattatatatttttttttgccttttttaatttttaaaagtgcgttttttttatattcatgctaaatatatccatatatatttgtttagtATATGTTTTGTCAtggcatttttttaatatgtttaaattttgttatcatttttaatgatatttgaatgttataaatatttagtGTGAGTTTCATGCAAAATAGtacaattaaatatattacgagtttgttatttttttaaattaatgaGGTTAAAACATATACTAGTAGCAATTTAATTTAGTGGTTATGTcttatcatataatttgataGAATTACTATTCCTACTCAACTATGAAGAATgcaattattaatataggaatgttatatatattccttGATATTctgttatataataataaaattgttgcAATTCTTTCATAGTTATcgattaataatatagtctaaattttaaacaaatatatgatatttctttttaagtAATTCGCTACTATAAGTGCGTTATACTTTCTATATGATATCATAccattcatttatttaataataaaaaatactttaATTGCTATAATTTGTAATTTCGTtctcattttatatatttacaatatcAATTCTATGCTATTTTTCTCAAccttataatttttttgacttctatatttttaattttcataCAGAAAATGCCAATGGacacattttataatttagcTAATTGgcaataaaacaaatgtgcttataaattttcatcatttcacaaaaaaatgtgaatatatatatcaatacGCTTACTAAAtcactaaaaaaaatgttaataatatgctaaacaataaatgaactaaaaaataacaaagaTAAATACTTATGAAAGCTGGGTGTTGCATATCAATGCCCCGCTTTACCGAGTTCTAgataatgcatattttattcgaaaagcttttatatttttctattatgccttaatttatttttaataatccTTATGGAggttaaataaaatcataAAATAGACTAGGTAAtcaaatacaaaaaaaatataaaggaaATCGGTGGAATGTAAGAGTAatgtttaataatatttggtGTAACttgtttaatatatatatatatataagctATCTAAATGTTTTTGAATTGGGGATTTATTGAttctatatatgttttcaataaaatatcattttttaaaaacaattttgtaaaatatatttcgaaacgaaaagaaataatttcgttttataatttggtTAAATCTTTACTGGTTTTAAACTATATATTGTATGTCAAATGAttattaaaacaatattattttatatgaataaaagcTAATTTTTCCCTTTTATTATGTCAAACATCTAAAAAcgtttatttataataaatttttatttttaaagatttatttgctattatttttttcagagGAGCAATtcatgttatatatatatatatatatatgtaagtatacgttaaattatattgcaAATACAAACCCACATATCAACAATATACGGCATCATTGGTATATACgtactattttatatttatgcctaaaaaattaagaataaaattatttgttcaTACTGTTATATCAAGGTTCCGTAGCTCAGTTGGTTAGAGCGTGCGGCTGTTAACCGCAAGGTCGCTGGTTCGATCCCAGCCGGTACCGAattaattttcattatatttttttttttttgttcatccattaaattttataaaaagtatatatgcatattatattaaattttttcattacatatttatacgtgtattattaatttgtatcaattatattatgGCATATCcatagaaaatatttatttttaacatataataatactattaatatatttcgtttttattttttttatattgtcattagtttattattttttgtatattttatgggATTTATGTAATTCAGGTAAACTATTCCCATCCGAATATCACATTTTTCCTTGCTCAGTATAATTTTTGGTCATTTAAAACAACTTTGATTTaattgaaatataaaattatttataaatgctGTCGAACTCCAAAtcgatatatattttttttaaagtatgtacaaaattatacataaaaatggaattgCGACATGaataaattgttatatataatgcataaATTTGTGCGCAAGTTTGAGAAATGGAAAACGAATCACATCgttaatttttaatcaaataaaaaaattaattatacaGAATAATAACACAAAAAAGGTTATACTTTCAATATAACTAAATTATGCTAATATATGGAgatattatcaaataaaaatatataattaaaatagtgACATGcataattaaaagaaatgatATAGTAACGTAAGAATTGTAGATACACCTCAATCGATATATTCCCCATCTCAATTTTTCTTCTCTTATTTCGTTGTAATAACAACTGCGGAGTTATTATACTTGGCatttatatactttatATGAGTATAGTCTATTGGGTATTTATTTTGCGAAAGTATATGAATCGGGTTGTTCACTattcctttatttttaaatggtGTTATTTgatgcatattattatatcccCAACCATAAAGTTTCCCATTCAAGTTTAATAAACAATGCCTATCACCACATGAAAagtcttttattttattatttggcAATTTTACAGTCGATAAGGTTTGTTGGTGTTTTCCTAAATGCCTACCACATTgaaaatacatattatcaccaaaacaaaataactGTTTCCCAAATTTATCATTAGAATATATCATTGAAAATTTAGAACCtgcattaattttatatattttatcacatATTTCACAatcattcattttttttaatattttttgtgggCTACTTTGTATATGCCTATCATAAAATGAATAGTTCactaaattttttgtaattgtTGAATAACCTCGTTTTAATTGTTCTTTCCATTGTGTTCCGGATaaagaatttttattagttCGGCTTTCCCCTAACCCTAATTGTATTTTACTATCATCTCCAAAACTATACACATTGTCATTGTTATCTAAGCATATTGTATGGTTTAGTCCGCATGACACGTCTATAATTTGTGTCTTTTCCCCGAATGATATCTTATTTAATTTGATATAATTGCTTTGATCGGCACTCATTTCTATTGCCTCATCTTCCTCAGTTATGTTATCCATTCCTGGaactttttcttttatgtCTTTTTCAATTAAATTCTCTTCTTTGTCAATAAATGCATAATTATTAGCAATATTTTTGCTATGAAACTCATTATTTTCGCtagataaagaaatattccCCGTTTTATCGCCTATATCTTGCACATTATCAGAGCTATTAATATTGCTCGTATCTCTAATATCACTGTTATTATGTACTATTTTCTGTGCTGATACTTCTCTTTCACTATGACTGTCATTTCTCATATTAAATGACgcattaaattttttcaaaaactcaaaattataatttaaattaaagttattttttaatgatgGATCCAATCCGCATTGcccataaaaattatttccgGAACAATACAAATTCCCTTTATTTGTAACAAAAGCTAgatgatatttatttacacttaactttattattttttcattttcgaaaaataaatttttattacactTGTAAAATTGTTCAATTATaaattcgtttttttttaaacaatcACTATAATTtcgaataatttttaactctccatttttgttaacaatatatatgtcaTTGTTTGAAAATTCTATATCTGTAAATTTGTCATTgcttttcaattttatcgGATTGACATAAATTATCTCATTTTTATTCTCGTCTTTATATGAAccccatatatatatttcatcattttctgtTACACAACTACCGATACTGTTCCcaaatgttattttttttacttttattccatttttttcaaaaaatccAGCTTCACCATTTTCTTTTAGATCTTGCATTAAACATCGTTTATCTCCAAATAAAAACACTTTTTCCTCAAACTTATTATtctcacaaaaaaatattctctctttttttttaaacaataaGTAGCTATTCAATCCAACAACAACAATCCTTGAAATTTTCGGAAGTTTAgaaatcattatttttctttactaataatttatactaTTACTTGTAactgtatatatatatgaacatCGATTAATCATCTTCACTAAAATTTTTGTCACTATACGCCTGAGcgattttgttttttccttttttcatttattatttccgtttcattatgtaattttttaccccagattttatttatttaaagtatatatttttgctgtatattttgaaattattggagattttttttaaagcgaaacatatacttaaaaaaacaacataatatgaaatagccacatttattttcttattaCATTATTCTCTAGCacattaaattattaatataaatgtaaaaaggtctattttatatttttttcttaaagcTTATGGGTCCTTCTATTcccattttatttgaaaaataatattatttcacacaaatttatttaagttgatttttttttattttttttcttcttatatgcattaatgaagaaaaaagtatgttaatctataaaaaagatacCATAAtagtatgcatatatatatgcatatataataatgtgaattgataaaaaaaacacattaTCATGCTTTACAcgattttcataatataaacacatatttttattccaaATTTAATCCATGGAGAGAgtagaaaagaaaattattatcataaaaaagCAATAAAGATACACACGAGCATAGGCAACAAATTGTTTCTCTATTAGATATAAtgtcaatattatttagtatgtataatatttatacattctttaacttaataatatagtatatatgcttgttataaaaaaaaatgaatattaaaagattAGCCACATTTAATTCACAAGGGTTTATTCATAAtggattaaaaaaatgaataataaacgGATGTAATATcatatttcataatatattttaataatattattgttcTAAAATAGTTGAACACAAATTTTGAGAAGTTACAGAAAGTGATATATAtctttcgtttttttatttcaaatcTTAATTTATACacacaaatattttatatatagttatGCTTCCAAAACAATGGAGAACCTTTACAATGACATGGAAGAATATGGGAAAATTGCCCAACTGTATGcggaaaaaaaacaacgaaaggaaaaaaagaaaggcAAACTCGATGATGGGATAGACGAAGATATATTATGGATGTAT
It encodes the following:
- a CDS encoding erythrocyte membrane antigen 1 — its product is MKAISLGLISSIIFSIVLAKNSSGSGSSTGCFGCFRKKPKKKILATEVAKPVKAPETADFDPKLPNLKFIEEFEPITIEGCKSRLHELDEPFVSETDGMIIDKVTGFSRRENDSVLSGWYIRPYEEGYENMIKVNFIPLREYYKRMENRPPKQYDGPPPVPDMPQGYVPPKKEEIPVEQYVIQLSEEDPYLLQEEDALSLMEYDAETLNEGDAETLNEGDAETLNEYDAGTLNEEDAGTTNEAGEGTTNEEGEGAANEYDAETLNEYDADTLNEYDAGTLNEYDAGTLNEEEGSTTNEAGEGTSNEAGEGTANDDEELDEEVASIFDDDEHADDLSLLDYDENSNENQENVKKGNENEGEQKGNENEGEQKGKKKKGKRKVKKEGEEQTDDDDEEEEEEGEEEEEEGEGEEEGEESESGSDNGSFLGDGEDDE
- a CDS encoding regulator of chromosome condensation, putative; translated protein: MISKLPKISRIVVVGLNSYLLFKKKERIFFCENNKFEEKVFLFGDKRCLMQDLKENGEAGFFEKNGIKVKKITFGNSIGSCVTENDEIYIWGSYKDENKNEIIYVNPIKLKSNDKFTDIEFSNNDIYIVNKNGELKIIRNYSDCLKKNEFIIEQFYKCNKNLFFENEKIIKLSVNKYHLAFVTNKGNLYCSGNNFYGQCGLDPSLKNNFNLNYNFEFLKKFNASFNMRNDSHSEREVSAQKIVHNNSDIRDTSNINSSDNVQDIGDKTGNISLSSENNEFHSKNIANNYAFIDKEENLIEKDIKEKVPGMDNITEEDEAIEMSADQSNYIKLNKISFGEKTQIIDVSCGLNHTICLDNNDNVYSFGDDSKIQLGLGESRTNKNSLSGTQWKEQLKRGYSTITKNLVNYSFYDRHIQSSPQKILKKMNDCEICDKIYKINAGSKFSMIYSNDKFGKQLFCFGDNMYFQCGRHLGKHQQTLSTVKLPNNKIKDFSCGDRHCLLNLNGKLYGWGYNNMHQITPFKNKGIVNNPIHILSQNKYPIDYTHIKYINAKYNNSAVVITTK